AGAAGTAGTACTTCGAGGTGGATTTGAACACATGAAAAAACTCACGAAGGAGCGCTTGTCGAACTTAGATGTGGACTCCATCCCCTTCGACGTCTCAGCAGCTTTATCTTCCTTAGAATAGATGCCTTTGTACTCAAGTTTGAtactttaataaaatttaaaattttcttgctTAGCTTCGAAAAATACTCTCTATTTAAATGTTACCTGCCTTAGATATTTTCCTTTGCTATTAGAGACAAAGAATCTCTCAGAGGTCAGATATGATCCTTTGTttcctttgctttcttctttctttgcttTCTGTTCTTTTAGGAGGTtagggccccccgaggatcatatctgatctcTTCATTTTGTGCCGAGGGTTCAGGCCCCCCAAGGATCATATCTAAtccattattttttctttttatcttagGTCCGGGCCCTCCTGAGGATCACATTTGTTCCTTTGTTATTCTTATCAAAGGTTTGAGGCCTtccaaggatcacatctgatggGTTCAGGTCCCTCTGAGGATCACATTTGTTCCTTTGTTATTCTTATCGATGGTTTAAGGCCttccgaggatcacatctgatcctttgttgtTTTTATCGAAGGTTCGAGGCCTTctaaggatcacatctgatgcTTTGTTGTTTTATCGAAGGTTCGAGGCCTTTCGAggtcacatctgatcctttgttgtTTTATCGAAGGTTCGAGGCCTTccgaggatcacatttgatcctttgttGTTTTATCAAAGGTTCGAGTCCctccgaggatcacatctgatcctttatCTAGGATCAAAAGTGGTCCCCTAAAATTTTTCGCAGTGGGGAGCTCTTACCGGggggagagaaaaaataaatttatttcagaaatcataattaataaaggACATTACTGAtaatacttcctcaaattctgcATATTCCAAGTATTTTTCACGGGCACACCCTCAGTGGTCTGGAGCTTGTATGCACCAGGACTGAGGGCTTCCATCACTTTGAAGGGACTTTCCCAATTCGGTGTTAACTTGTTTGCATCTCGAGCCCCTCGAATATCCGCTCGCCGTAATCCCCAATCTCGAGGAAGAAAACTCCAAGTTTTCACCCTTCGATTGTAGTATCTTTTAATACACTGATTGTAGGCAGCCTACCGAATCTTTACCTGCTCCCAAAGTTCATCAAGGAGGTCTAAGTTGTCTCTTAGATTCTTCTCATTAGACTCGGGGTTGAAGAGCTCCACTCTTAGGGTAGGCACTCCTATCTCGACAGGGATTAATGCTTCCGAACCATAACATAGGCTGAATGAAGTCTCACCCGTAGATACCTTCACTGTTGTCCAATAAAACCATAGGATACTCGGCAATTCTTCCACTTAGCTGCCATTTGCCTTATCCACTCGTGCCTTTAAACCATGCAACAAGGTTCTGTTAGCGAGCTCAATTTGACAATTAGCCTGTGGATGAGCCATCGAAGTGAAATGCTTCCTTATTCCTAGCCTTTGGCACCACTCTTGAATAGATCGGTCAGTGAACTGAGCACCGTTATCAGAGATTAGCACCCGAGGAATCCCAAAACGATATCGCGTTCTTCCACATGAATTATTTTACGCTTCGGGTAGTAATGGAAGCCACCGGTTCGGCTTCAACCCACTTTATGAAATAATCTATGGCAACAATGATATATTTGACCTGACCAGCTGCCGGGGGGAAAAGCCCCAAAATGTTAATACCCTATTGAGCAAAGGGGCATGGCATAGCCAAATGAGTTAGAGTAACAACCGGTACATGAACCAAGTTGGAGGTTCGCTAGCATTTGTCGTAGGTCCTGACCAGCTGCTCTGAGTCCTTCACCATCGTTGGCCAAAAGTACCCCTGCCGTAGAGCTTTCTGGATAAGGGTTCAGGCCCCAACGTGGCTTCCGCATATGCCCTCATGAATTTCCCTTAGGATATAATCTGCTTCGCGAGGCCTGATACACTTAAGCAATGGTTGTGAGAACGATCTCTTGTAAAGTTCGCCATTAACTAGTACGAAACTTCGGGCTTTCCTTCTGACTTCTCAAGCTTCTGAGCCATCCTCGGGAAGTCGGTCCTCCTTCAAGTATGATAACAAAGGATCCACCCAACTAGGCTCGTCCTCCACTAATAACTTATCAACGACCTCTTCGATACTCTTCTGTGGTAAAGACTCAATCCAGATTTCTTAGGAGCTCGtaggaaaagaggaagaagcaatCCGAGATAACAGATCTGCTTCTATGTTCATGGCCCGAGGGACATACTCCACCTTGACTGACTAAAAACGCGCGATCAGTTCCCTGACCGTGGCCAGGTATCTTGCCATATGATCTTCTCGAGCCTCATACTCCCCGTTCACTTGCTGTACCACCAAGTTTGAGTCCGAACTCACCTCAATCTGCTGCGCTCCCAACTGTTCAACTAACCTCAATCCCGCTAATAGGGCCTCATATTCAGCCTCATTGTTGGATACTCAAAATTCGAAATGCAAGGTATAAGGCCACACTTGCCCCTCAGGGCTTCTGATCATCAGCCCTGCTCCGCCACCGCCTGAGGTCGAGCTCCCATCCACAGATAATATCCATAGCCTCTAATCTTTTTCCAAAGCTTCTGGGGATCCGATCTCTTTGGCAATGAAATTTGCCAACGCCTGGGCTTTGATAGCTGGCCAAGGTTTGTACTCAATATCAAAAGCTGTGAGCTCCATTGCCCATTTCAACATCTTTCCTGAGAGCTCGAGTTTGCTAAGAACCTGCCTCAACGGTTGATTAGTGAAAACAATaatggtatgagcttgaaaatagggttgAAGTTTTCTTTCTGATACCACCAAGGCAAAGGCTAGCTTCTCCATGGGAGAGTACCGAATCTCAGCTCCTGTCAACCGCTTACTGGCATAGTAGACAGGCCTCTgtcttttatcttcttctcggGCCAGCACCGAACTCACGGCTTCTTCGGCTACCgccaaataaagatacaacagTTCTCCCTGCTGGGGCTTAGTGAGGACTGGAGGTGAAGCTAAATGTTCTTTCAGCTTACTGAAAGCTTCCTGACATTCCTCATTCCAAACAAAATTCTTTGCCTTCAACAAAACCTTATAGAAAAGAAGACCATTTTCTGCCGATCGAGAGAGGAATCTCCCTAAGGTCGTCATTCTTCCGGTTAGGCTTTGTACTTCCTTAATGTTCCTTAAGGCTGGCATATCCAAAATGGCTTTGACCTTTGCTGGATTAACCTCTATCCCCCGGTGATGAACTATATAATCCAAGAATTTTCTTGCAGAGACaccaaaagcacatttgacaggattaagcTTTACGTGAAACTTATAAAGGATTTGGAAACATTCCTCCAAATCTATGGGATGATGTTTGGCAATGAGGCTCTTCAATAGCATGTTATCCACCTAAGCTTCCATATTTCGCCCTTAGCTGGTGCTGAAACAGCTTATTCACCAGGCGCTGGTAAGTGGCCCCCGCATTcttcaacccaaatggcattactatATAATAGTAAGTCGCTTTGTTGGTGATGAATGTCGTCCTCTCCTGATCTTCGGGGTGCAATGGGATCTGATGGTACCCCTGAAAGGCATCCAAAAAACTCATTAGCAAACAATCTTCCGTCCCCTCAATCAGGGCATCTATCCAAGGAAGAGGATAGCTATCCTTCAAGCAAGCTTTATTAAGATCAGTGAAGTCAATGCAAAGCCTCCACTTGCCCTCTTCTTTTGGTACTAACATCACATTTTCTATCCATTCAAGGTAATCAACCTCCCACATGTACTGCACTTCCATCAACTTTGCGACTTCTGTTTCAATTACCCTAACTTTTTTTGGGGCAAAACTTCGCTTCTTCTACTTAATAGGTTAGAAACCAGGACGTGTTCCCAACCTGTGCGTCATGACCTCTGGATCAACTCATGGCATGTCTTGGGCGGTCCATGCAAAGACATTTGCATACTGCCGAATGAGGGCTAAGACCTGACCCCTTATCGGCTCTTTTAACTCGGCACTCAACTTTATGCAACGATCTGGGCAATCTTCCCTTAAGGGTACTTCCTCCAGCCTATCCACTGGTTCTACCATCTTTGGATCCTCCGACCCTTCCAATAGAAAACTAACCTCCTGTGAGGGACTCCCCACCCTATCTCTCGGGCAGTTCTTTCCCTCATCGGAAGCTTTTTGTGGGGATTTTTCCCTCGTTTGCCCTCGCGAGGCTCCTACACTTTTTGCTACACCTATGGAGGCCATGTAACATTTGAGAGCTGAAAGTAGATCTCCTCGCACCTCACTTATCCCGTTAAGCGTAGGGAATTTTATCATCATGTGATATGTGCTAGGAATAGCTCGATGAGAATTGAGGCCCGATCTCCCTAAAATCATGTTATAAGCCGCGGGAACATTTGTTACCAAGATATCCAACATGACCTGAGAGGTGCGGGGACCCTTTCCCAAGGTTAACGGAAGCTGGATGACCCCGTCTGAATATACGGCTTCcccatcaaatcccaccaagGGGACCCTAGCCGGCCTTAGCTGCTCCATCCTGTACCCCATACCTAGGAAGGACTGTTGAtacaaaatttttgaagaacTACCTGGATCCACAAGGATCCTCCGAAGCTCCCACCTTCCTAGCTCAGCTGTTATTACCAGCGGATCATTTCGGTTCGGGTACCCAGGGAGGTCGCTATCGAAAAAATACATCGTCTCCCCTCTCCTCGACCTCTTCATCCCCGAGGCTTGGTTGCTTGCATCTTTATTGCCCCTTGCTCCCGGGAGCTCCCCCACGACAAGCGTATGAAATACTGGGGGTTGAAGATGATCTCCTTTTGCTCACGACAGTCTCTCCCTAAGGGCAAATGCCGAGTATAATCGCGATCCTTTGCTCGGTCCCTCCTAGTGGGGGGACTCCGTGACCGCGAACGCTAGTCCTTCCTCCTCCGGGAATCCACTTCCCTGGCAACATAATTCCTCAGGAACCCTCGATTGATAAGTTCTTGGATTTCTTCCTTTAACTGGTGACACTCCTCCGTATCGTGACCATGATCTCGATGGAAGCAGTAATACTTATTCCAGTTCCTTTTATCGGACGGTGCTTTCATGGGTCGGGGCTTCTTCAGATAATCCTTTTCCTCGATAGTGGAAAGGATCTCCGCTCTTGGAGCATTCAGAGGGGTAAAACTGGTCGACTCCTACCAAGGACGATGCTTCTTCCTTTTAATCCTCATTTCGGCCCTCGTTCTTATGCCTTAAAAGATTCCCCCTGATCTTGCTTTAGGCTAATGAGGGCCATAGTAGACCTTCAATGCCTTTGAAGAGGTATGAAGTGAGCCAGAAAACTACTCCGAAGTTGCGCAAAATTGGCTATTGAATGGTGGGCCAGGTTTGAATACCAAGCGCGCGCATGCCCCTCCAACGTTGCCAAgaagactctacaccacattGTGTCAGAGGCATCTTGCACCATCATATGAGAGGTGAAAAGATCAAGGTGGTCCATCGGGTCAGTAGTCCCCACATAGGGTTTAATGGCAGGAATGCGAAGACACTCAAGCGGTACAACCGCCATGATCTCCAGACTAAGGGGTTGATTCACCATCGTCCCCTGAGACTCGCCTCGCTTCGGCTTCAGGGCAACAATCTCCTCCTCCAACTGAGGCAACCTCCTCTCTTGCTGTTGTTGTGCGTATGACATTACGGAAGACTCTGCGGCCTCCCCGTGCTCATCTTCCCGATTGTGTCCCCAAGGGTCCGCCTCCCGCGGGCAAGATTCTTCCTCCCTCGGGGGTTCCTGCCTTCCTTCTACCTAAGAATGATGAGCTTGCTGGTGCTGGTGATCTAGGAAGCTAGTGAGTAACTCCGTCAAGCACTGGACTTGATTTTCCAAGAGCGTAATCCGATCAGGCGGGGGAGGAGGGCCATCTAAACTACAATCCCGCCCTTGTGAGCTCCTTGGAGGATTATTCTGGCTTGGCTCCAGGGCAGGGTTACCACCAGCAGCCCAAGACTACTGTCTTCTAGTTTCCATCAAATGTCACAGCAAGTTGTATTGGACAGATAGACCAGAAAGAATGCCTCgaccccacggtgggcgccaattgatgatggtGTGGTAGCCGATCACCTTTGTCTGCCTCAGTCCAAGGACCTGCAATAGAgtcggggacttgctcccccgaaatcactccgacgctcaagtcagatTACCAGATTAAAAACAAGCTTGAGATGTGTAATTCTGAACtttagcaaaaagaaaagagtttcaTCCCCTTACCCGTCCTTCGTCTTTCCTTTTTATCCCCTTGCTAAGGTAAGGATTCTTTTCGCATCACCGAGATCTCTATCCCGTCCTTTGTGGAGTTGGAATCTTATCGATATGAATTCCATAATTGCTTCCGAATAGTTCGAGCTAACTCCCATCTCCATGATCCTCGAGGGAATGGTTGATCTCGTGGAATCCGAAGAATCCTCATCAAGTAACAGGCCAACTGGTGTGGTGATGCACGTCTTCCACACGTCTCCTCTTGATCCGAGTAAGCTGACATCAATGGAGTATCTTATTAGGGTTCACATGGAACTAGTGCCAATGGCTATATTTTCAGGGCCTTGGAATAATTTTGGACCCGAGGATATTTTTCCTTATCAGGACGGAAAGACGATTATGAATTATACtttatttgttcaatttttgaaCTTTAAAAGTGAAGAACCTGTGATCAGGGTAGAGGTGGAGGGTTTGTCACATTATTATCAAGTGAAATTTTCACAtgttaaataacaaaatatgagagtaattttgtaaaatgtcTAATCacatctaatttaatttaaatcatatctatACTAACTAATGTGGTTCGACACTCTAGGCTCCAATCATTGTAGTTTTTTGGACACTTGGGTTATGtcctctttgttatttttatactgttttcagtttttaatttttcaaaacaatgaaaacgtatttattttcatattttcaaaaacgtattttcaaaaataagaaaaaaatttgtaaagaaaactcagaataataaaaaattattttgattgtttttattgcaaacatactcaaaattttcaaaacttggaaaacgctacagataaaaaaaaaaacttattttcaatcatttcaaaataaatactcaaaatacaaaaaatgaaaataaatttaaaatttaaaaataaaaactaaactacGAAGAGAACAACCTTAAGTTTGACACTTGTAACTATATTctatattgatattttgtacTTTATTTCATATCATATCAATGCAAGTGTCAGTCAAAAGTGTCaaatttgagtgtttaaataatatttttataatatatattagatatttaCTATTTCTATTAAATAAgacaatattattattctttttataattatatcccATCTTTAGCAAATACtttttaatgcaaaacttatataattttgtataaaactTTTAGATATAAACTATCATGTCTAGGGTAAATAGAcctttaaattttgataattagatTTGTCCATCTCTTAAACTTTAAAACTTACCCGATCAATATCTAAACTTTTCAACATTAGAGCCAAAATTCATAAgtttgaaaagtttaaaaattgattagaagaattttaaaattcaaaaatgtttAAACCTAAATATCAAAGTTCAAAAAGTGTGTGAAGAATCTATTTTTACACTAatatcaaaaatactaatatcaaaaatgttacttaaaatttaagtttGACACTTGAGATAACACTCTATTATATTGGTGGCTTGTATTgtgtgttatattaatatagacgcacaaaataataatataaaatattaaaatgaagcttacaaataatattactgtaacaatattataataatatgaaaagTAGACTCTATTAATTATTTGTGAGCCACGACTGTTACATGCAAATCACAgagcataataataaattaatcatcAACCACGCCAATTGGAAGCCCTACAAATTCCACAAAACCAGGTCAAGACTACACCTAGCTAGCTACTTTATAATTCGTTTGTCTTCTTGTTAACAGTCTTAAGTGATAATACAACAGTCCCATTGTTTTGCCTGGCCACTGTTCAGATGCCATGCCTCCATTAGCCGGCCGATTCTCTACTGTTTAAGCTTAAGCTACacaactctataaataaaatgcCTTTGCTTTGAATACCCCCAACCAGCTAAGCCGAGGAAATTAAAGAGAGCTTCATTAACATTAATCCACAAGAAATCTGGAGATGGCCTCGTCGCGAATCTTGATTGCCATTGCTGTTCTTGCAATGGTTGTTGCTCCAGCTTTTGCAGTTGAGCATATTGTCGGAGATGAGAAAGGGTGGGCTCTCAACTTCGATTACCAAGCATGGTCCGAGGGGAAAGAGTTTCGAGTCGGCGACAAACTAGGTATGTTGActgaaacaaaacatttaatgtaaCTGCAATAAAATATTGTGTTGATTTGATATCGTAGTCTAATCATATATATgttactctatatatatatataatccaaaCTTCAATTTGGTGCAGTATTCAAATACCCAGAAGGAGCTCACGACGTCCTCAAGGTGGACGGAGCAGCTTTCCAACAATGTGCGGCGCCGGCCACGGCCGAAGCTCTGACCTCCGGCGACGACGTGATTGAACTGGCAACGCCGGGAAGGAAATGGTACATTTGCGGCATTGGCAGACACTGCGAGGCTGGAAAAATGAAGCTTGCCATAACTGTTCTGCCTGAGCGGGTTGAATCTCCGGCATCTTCGCCTTCCGGCGATGAGGCACCGGGCCCCAACTCGTCTTCGGCGGCCAGCAGGATTGCTTTGCCCAAGTATGCTGCATGGATGGCTGGGTTCTTTGGGATCGTCTTCATGATTATGGTTTGATGTTGGAGAAGCAATTTTCCATTTATATTGCTTTTTTCTCTGTTCTTTTGTGTGGCCGTGAGATGAGAGATCTTATTAACGTAATATGTTCTTTCCATGTtgctgttttttattttatttatttttcttttccttaaaaaagaataatagtAAATTATTTCTTTGAAGCTTGAATTTTGAGCCTCTTCACCTGTGGTGGATCTTCTATCCCTATCTTTAATAAAGAACAGAAGTCACCCGCGTGAGCAGCTCAGTTAGTCAAGAAAGGGGACACAAAGTGTCTTTCGTGGTGAATTTTAGACTAAGATCGaggatcgagtctcgcaagCGATAGTGTGAGGTATCTCTCTCTGAAGTGAGGGGGACTCCTTGTGCGCGGTGAGCTCGGGTCTAGCCACTGCATCCGGGTggatcaccatgattaacctccccCACGTCCTGTCGAGCCGAGTGTGGGGGCGCTCGAggtgagcgatttcacctttttgACCAATAAAGAACAGAAGTTCTtgaaacaccccccccccccccccaatgcCTGAACTCATCCGAAACAATAATTAAGCAATGTTTATAATAACTTtgtaatacaaataataaatcatAGTTATATACAATCAACCTAAATAGAGTTTACACTTTGTTACGATCTAAAATGGTTTTTGAACTTCTTTTTACTAGTGAGATGGGTAGAGTGGCAATGGCTTTATAGTTTTATAGTTGATTATTGGGCCGGTTTAAGGATATATGTAGTTTTAGACAAGAGTTATTTTGGTgatcttttaataaaataaataaatattaaaaattatttaaaatttactttctttgatttttgagatgcaaatcactaatttaatttttgtatttaagtttaaaaaataaatttttttcaattaataatataaataaggGGAAAAGATCTAAAAACGTAATAGttgaataagtaaaaaatataaagagatTACAATCAGGTACTACATATTAAAAagtcattaatttattttttttaatacttaaatcagtgtgaactctttttttttgttcaaaaaattattttattaaattatcctAAAATAACGTCACTtcttgtctcttttttttttttattattattgcgtTATTAGTTTATACTTTactatttattgtttattgtcTAATATTAACTAATCCGTAGATTTAGAGAGTTTGGGTATTTCCTTATCTAAATGATACGTCACTATTTATTGTCtaacattaaaaaatgatcCTTAAACTTAAAGAGTTAGGGGGCATTCTTGTTCAAAAttgaataacaaaataaatagggtatgaatttaaacaaaaaatatcataaaataaaattaataattttatatttcaaagaataaaaaaattaaataattaataatttttagccCCTCTTTTTTGGGGGCCCTGCCTTAAGCCGGCACTGGTTGATTAggttctattttattattttgattactttAGATAATTGTGTCTCAATTAGCCaagaattttcatttcattattgATTTATTTGGGTAATTGGGTCTCATCTATTTGGATTAGGGTATAATAATAGTGCAATAGATGTTGGTCATGGACATCATGAGCTTGTGTTTGTATTGTATACAATGTATGTAAATAGTTAACCAAATATTACTATGTAAATATTTAGAAATGGTGGGATAGATTTTTGGTCTCTCTTTAATCAAATTGTTTGAGGAATCACCGGTTCCACCTTAACTTTGATTAACAGAAATTGACACTCCCAATTAACACACAAGTCCAAGCCCCAAGCCCCAAACACCCCCCACCCCCATTATTATTAAACTTAATTGAGATTTAGtacaaaaatttgtaaaattatgcCTAAAAATCACTTACAAATGTGTAAATCAATTCTTATGTCATAATCTTAAAGTTATACGATTTATAACATtaagggtgttcaaaaaaactaGCTTACGTAAAAATCGATCGAATCGCATAGCATCGCACAGTTTTTTGAGTGACAATTCGACACAATTTGACAAAATCACAAATCATGCAATTCGGTTCAAAACCAAAACGttcaagtaatattttaataataaaaaattaaaaattaaataataaaatataaaaaaaagtgtcccatatatatattgttttatttgatataaatctcatctattaaattttttagtttagtttttaaaatatcttattttaacAAGAAAATGATTTGGTGTATTTTGCTAAGTGCATGTCAAATCGTAAAAATCAAACCACGTCAAATCATAAAAACTAAGTATTCAATAAATCGCAAAAACTGCACTGCAAAATGTTATGTAGTTtgattttataagaaaattacatatatagtttgacatattaaaaatatagaaaatcagTCAAATCAAACCGTACACACCCTTATTCTAATGTCACATCATATTTTTACTTAGATTTGGACATTAAATAAGTTATTGTATAAAACCAGAAAGGGAAAgtatttctatttctttatcAAAAAGGGTAgggaaatgatatttttattaaaatttgtaaCCTTCTAAACTAACTTCTTAGCACAAATTAAAAAGACAAACATTGTTGGCGTCGCCCGGGCTCGAACCGGAGACCTTCAGTGTGTTAGACTGACGTGATAACCAACTACACCACGACACCACTGGTGATAACAAGAGAAAGTATCAACTATAAGAAAGAACAGAACATTTTTCTTGTCTGTTATCTTCGACAATTCGAAGCATCTTTCAGGTTATGAACTGAAATCAACTCTACCGACAGGAAAGTGGTTGACGTAGAGCTTCTGATACTATCCTCATGTTTCTTCCTATGTTTTAACACCCGAAGGTATCATCTATCAATTATCTTTACAGTtgggttttctttttctgttgcTTATGATGTTTGTTGGATGAAATGAATTGATCATGTTGAGTTTCTTTGCACTCAATCGGATATCACATTTGTACCAGAAacggaaaaaggaaaagaaaggaaagaatctGCAGCGATTGAGCGTGCGTTGATTTCAGCTCGTACTGCTTGAAGTCATTTATTAGTAACTGCCATCCTGGTTCCTTGCCTACTTCCTGTTTGATGAAATGTTTCAGTGTGTGATACTTTTCGTCCGCTAGGTTGGTCATTGCTGGTGCAAGAGTTTGGTATATTTTCACTAGGTAAGCCAGTATAAAGGCTGAGAAGATTCTTTTTTGGTTTTAATCGTATCTGCTAGACACCAGAAAATGACAGGAAAATTCATGTCCATTATAAAGCTTTTCTCTAAcgtttttctattttattttggttgtatCGAGATGAAGAAGAGTTAGTTTCCCAGTATGTTATTCAGTATTGCTTGGGGTGTTCACCTCACAGTTCTAACTACAATTTCATGGAACTTAAGGAATCCTATATAATAAATATGGTCCTGTAATTGTATGTATATTGCTATACGTAGATCTATTCTATCTGGGCTGTCTCATATCTGTTAACAGGTGCCCAGTGGAGCAGGCAAATTCTCATCATCTTTTTCTCATTGTACTTTCTAAGAAATCAGGTATAGCTTTTTAAGGGTGTTGGTGAATATGGAATGGCAGCTTAGAGTCTTACACTGTATTGACCATGGGTGAATCCTGGATGGAAATTACTGCAGAAAACTTTTGTCTTTCCATCTGATATATTCTGAGAAAAAAATTCAATGTTGGTTGACGATTAGGCTGCCTTTTTGTATGGGCATTAATGCATGCTGCTTTTCCATGTTTAAGTTGcctattttaatcaattttcttcCTTGTTTTCAGGGTAGCATAATATGGCTAGACAAGCACGTGCCATCTTCCTTGAAGAATGGTTGAGGAGCAACAGTGGTAGCAGCAGCAACATCAACTCAAGAAGTTCTGCATCTTCTGCCCGAGCCATAATTCAAGCATGGGCTGATCTTAGAAATTCTCTTGAAAATCAAGCATTTCATCCTCATCACC
The Diospyros lotus cultivar Yz01 chromosome 12, ASM1463336v1, whole genome shotgun sequence DNA segment above includes these coding regions:
- the LOC127787508 gene encoding blue copper protein 1a-like; its protein translation is MASSRILIAIAVLAMVVAPAFAVEHIVGDEKGWALNFDYQAWSEGKEFRVGDKLVFKYPEGAHDVLKVDGAAFQQCAAPATAEALTSGDDVIELATPGRKWYICGIGRHCEAGKMKLAITVLPERVESPASSPSGDEAPGPNSSSAASRIALPKYAAWMAGFFGIVFMIMV